From a region of the Williamsia phyllosphaerae genome:
- a CDS encoding acyl-CoA dehydrogenase family protein, which produces MTADARDCAVGQLVRFPDPQLPDGAEELRSEVRDFIAEERANGTVMGRPDSWLSGWDRGFSERLAARGWVGMALPTEFGGSGAGPIARYVVIEELLAAGAPVSAHWVSDRQAGVSILSHGTEEQKRAFLPAIAAGRCFFSIGMSERESGSDLASVQTRAERTDSGWRLNGTKMWTGGAHVNDFAIVLARSSDHDDRHEGLTQFIVDLRAPGVRVEPIRLLTGEHRFNAVHLTDVLVPDNRVLGIEGDGWRQVTGELAFERSGPERFLSTLPVLTSLVRLLASVSTSQHQQSVVGRLVARLISLRAMSLGVASALQAGASPDVQAAIVKDLGTRFEGDLIEQVRVVSPIAPNRSATIGGHAELLAFALLHTPGYTLRGGTNEILRGVITKEVTAR; this is translated from the coding sequence ATGACCGCCGATGCTCGAGACTGTGCCGTAGGCCAACTCGTCCGCTTTCCGGACCCGCAACTGCCCGACGGCGCAGAAGAACTGCGCAGCGAGGTTCGCGACTTCATCGCCGAGGAACGCGCGAACGGAACGGTCATGGGACGACCGGACTCGTGGCTCTCGGGATGGGACCGCGGATTCAGCGAACGTCTCGCGGCCAGAGGATGGGTCGGCATGGCGCTGCCCACCGAGTTCGGCGGCAGTGGAGCCGGTCCGATCGCGCGGTACGTCGTCATCGAAGAACTCCTGGCCGCCGGCGCTCCGGTGTCCGCGCACTGGGTGTCCGATCGTCAGGCCGGCGTCTCGATCCTGTCGCACGGCACCGAGGAACAGAAGCGCGCCTTCCTCCCCGCGATCGCGGCCGGGCGGTGCTTCTTCTCGATCGGGATGAGCGAACGCGAGAGCGGATCAGATCTCGCGTCGGTGCAGACCCGTGCCGAGCGAACCGACAGCGGTTGGCGCCTGAACGGAACCAAGATGTGGACGGGCGGCGCGCATGTCAACGATTTCGCCATCGTGCTCGCCCGGTCGTCGGACCACGACGACCGCCACGAGGGACTCACCCAGTTCATCGTCGACCTACGTGCCCCGGGGGTGCGGGTCGAGCCGATCCGCCTGCTGACCGGCGAGCATCGATTCAACGCGGTCCACCTCACCGACGTCCTGGTCCCCGACAACCGCGTCCTCGGTATCGAGGGGGACGGATGGCGGCAGGTCACCGGTGAACTCGCCTTCGAGCGAAGCGGGCCCGAACGTTTCCTGTCGACGCTGCCGGTGTTGACGTCGCTGGTTCGTCTATTGGCGTCGGTGTCGACGTCGCAGCATCAGCAATCGGTGGTGGGACGTCTCGTCGCACGCCTGATCTCCCTGCGTGCGATGTCGTTGGGGGTCGCGTCGGCGCTCCAGGCGGGTGCCTCTCCCGACGTGCAGGCCGCGATCGTCAAGGACCTCGGGACACGGTTCGAAGGAGATCTGATCGAGCAGGTCCGAGTCGTCTCGCCGATCGCACCCAACCGGTCGGCCACGATCGGCGGCCACGCCGAGCTGCTGGCCTTCGCCCTGCTCCACACACCCGGATACACCCTGCGCGGCGGGACCAACGAGATCCTGCGCGGCGTCATCACCAAGGAGGTCACCGCACGATGA
- a CDS encoding CaiB/BaiF CoA transferase family protein — MTTETKDQVSQSDSRAGGLLAGIRVIEFASVIMAPYATQQLGDLGADVIKIEPPGGDMTRGMGAHRHPGMGGATLNLNRNKRSVVIDAKAPHGREAIEALAATADVFVTNVRPDAMERLGLTADVLREINPRLIYARGQGFRSDSPLRDRAAYDDIIQAASGLVSLNHQVSGEPYFVPTVLADKICGMQIAQSVLAALVYRDRTGEGQSIEVPMVDTMLAFNLVEHLAAATLDPEAPFGYRRALSTTRKAQRTADGWMCILPYNDRNWRDFFTFVDRTELIDDPRFRSMSTRADNADDLYRLVAELTPSRTSAQWQEFCDRVSIPAGPVLDLKAATETDYAHAGGLVVDAEHPTEGTYRLVANPVHYSVDPNPTMRHCPSIGEHTAEVLTEIGCAAMLAPSESATDMNGAHR; from the coding sequence ATGACAACGGAGACGAAAGACCAGGTATCTCAATCCGATTCGCGTGCCGGCGGGCTGCTCGCAGGTATACGGGTCATCGAGTTCGCGAGCGTGATCATGGCGCCGTACGCAACCCAGCAACTCGGTGATCTGGGGGCGGACGTCATCAAGATCGAGCCCCCGGGCGGTGACATGACTCGCGGCATGGGCGCGCACCGGCACCCCGGGATGGGCGGCGCAACGCTGAATCTCAATCGCAACAAGCGCAGCGTGGTGATCGACGCCAAGGCGCCGCACGGCCGGGAGGCGATCGAGGCCCTGGCCGCCACCGCCGATGTGTTCGTCACCAACGTCCGTCCCGACGCGATGGAACGACTCGGCCTGACCGCCGACGTTCTCCGGGAGATCAACCCCCGGTTGATCTACGCACGCGGACAAGGCTTCCGGAGCGACAGCCCGCTGCGCGACCGCGCCGCCTACGACGACATCATCCAGGCGGCGTCCGGCCTGGTGTCGCTCAACCATCAGGTCTCCGGCGAACCGTACTTCGTTCCCACCGTCCTGGCCGACAAGATCTGCGGGATGCAGATCGCGCAGTCGGTCCTCGCGGCGCTGGTCTACCGCGACCGCACCGGTGAGGGACAGAGCATCGAGGTGCCGATGGTCGACACCATGCTTGCGTTCAACCTGGTCGAGCACCTCGCGGCCGCGACCCTGGATCCGGAGGCGCCGTTTGGATATCGACGTGCGCTGAGCACCACCCGCAAGGCGCAACGGACCGCCGACGGCTGGATGTGCATCCTGCCCTACAACGACCGGAACTGGCGCGACTTCTTCACGTTCGTCGACCGCACCGAACTCATCGACGACCCCCGGTTCCGTTCGATGTCCACTCGTGCCGACAACGCCGACGACCTGTATCGCCTGGTCGCCGAACTGACGCCGTCGCGGACCTCGGCCCAGTGGCAGGAGTTTTGCGACCGGGTCAGCATCCCGGCCGGCCCGGTACTCGATCTCAAAGCCGCCACCGAGACCGATTACGCGCACGCGGGCGGACTCGTGGTCGATGCCGAACATCCGACGGAAGGGACCTACCGCCTCGTCGCCAACCCGGTCCACTACTCGGTCGACCCCAATCCGACCATGCGCCACTGTCCGTCGATCGGAGAGCACACCGCCGAGGTGCTCACCGAGATCGGTTGCGCAGCAATGCTCGCACCGTCCGAATCCGCCACCGACATGAACGGAGCCCACCGATGA
- a CDS encoding mycothiol-dependent nitroreductase Rv2466c family protein, producing the protein MNTTVDCYVDPACPFAWATSRWLTDVTEQRDDVTLTLRQMSLATLNAEAIAGGEMDPSMAHHMDTSRTGGRLLASVDPSHFAEMYAALGRRVHLEHLDITADAARDALTECGLDPGQAAATDDPTLDERVEAAHAHAVRIYGESSGTPIVAIDGRAFFGPVITEIPTDSAAADLFDAVVVLAHSSSFAQMQRPRSGPPTLTKG; encoded by the coding sequence ATGAACACAACCGTTGATTGCTACGTGGACCCGGCCTGCCCGTTCGCATGGGCGACGTCGCGGTGGCTCACCGACGTCACCGAACAGCGCGACGACGTGACGTTGACACTCCGCCAGATGAGCCTGGCGACGCTCAATGCCGAGGCGATCGCCGGCGGTGAGATGGACCCGTCGATGGCGCATCACATGGACACGTCGCGGACAGGTGGGCGCCTGCTGGCCTCGGTCGACCCATCGCACTTCGCCGAGATGTATGCCGCGTTGGGTCGTCGCGTCCACCTCGAGCACCTGGACATCACTGCCGATGCCGCACGGGATGCGCTCACCGAATGTGGTCTCGACCCCGGCCAGGCTGCTGCCACTGACGACCCGACGCTCGACGAGCGCGTCGAGGCTGCCCACGCCCACGCTGTGCGCATCTACGGCGAGTCCTCGGGGACGCCGATCGTCGCGATCGATGGCCGTGCGTTCTTCGGCCCGGTGATCACCGAGATCCCCACCGACAGTGCCGCCGCTGACCTGTTCGACGCGGTCGTCGTCCTCGCCCACTCGTCGTCGTTCGCGCAGATGCAGCGACCTCGGTCGGGGCCTCCGACCCTGACGAAAGGCTGA
- a CDS encoding MMPL family transporter: MTSTDTARDASDSTSERDSPPGLLGRIGGWGTDHRRILFGTWLAAIIVLGAFAPSVFSSLAGAGWQANGSESVQVRDLAQQHFGGNASSAVQVVVHSHTATVTDPSMRAVFDQIGRDLSADARFGEIVAPQPGMTISRDGHTGILIAGANASTDEMVAAVDDHKSELTALSRDGIEVYPTGASALWADFNKANHDAMIKAELFSWPVTLAIMVLAFGSLVAAGLPLLLTVAGLVASAGGLVLLNQITPISVWAMNFAMMFALALGIDYALFIVSRFRDALSKRGDRRRAVIETMDTAGKAVFLSGLTVLVSLSAVLLVPAPAVRTMAVGIMLAVVFVLAATLTLLPTVLGALGPKVNAVALPYAKRQEHRSPVFHRWGTLLHKHPWPFAVVSLGILVLLALPVFGLKVAMPSISVVPQDSAVRQGYALVQEQFGLGAPGALQVVVPQADAAATASAAASSPGIAMVTPPQLARDGSDYALLQAIPSVDPSDPQMGSILDTLRDRVPADALVGGAPAENLDLQAALNDYLPIIVGIILVMGFLLLLVALQAPLIALLGTIVSLLSTGAAFGVAKLIFQDGHGASLLGFTPQGFLDGWGPVFFFAMIFAIAMDYTVFLLATAKEHYEKTGDPHTAQIDGMAHSGRVIFAAAAVMVAVFFSFALADPLPPKEMGIILGVAVLLDAVLIRLILLPVLLRITGHAGWWSPTWLRRALPAITFSHN; encoded by the coding sequence ATGACCAGTACCGACACAGCCCGCGACGCGTCCGACTCGACGTCCGAACGGGACTCCCCTCCGGGCCTGCTGGGCCGCATCGGCGGATGGGGCACCGACCATCGCCGGATCCTGTTCGGGACGTGGCTCGCCGCGATCATCGTCCTCGGAGCGTTCGCGCCCTCGGTGTTCTCGTCGCTGGCCGGCGCGGGATGGCAGGCCAACGGGTCGGAATCAGTCCAGGTCCGCGACCTCGCCCAACAGCACTTCGGCGGCAACGCCTCCTCGGCGGTGCAGGTCGTCGTCCACTCCCACACGGCGACCGTCACCGACCCGTCGATGCGGGCGGTGTTCGACCAGATCGGCCGCGATCTGTCCGCCGACGCTCGATTCGGTGAGATCGTCGCACCGCAGCCGGGCATGACGATCAGCCGCGACGGACACACCGGCATCCTCATCGCCGGCGCGAACGCATCAACCGACGAGATGGTCGCCGCAGTCGACGACCACAAATCGGAGTTGACGGCCCTGTCGCGCGACGGCATCGAGGTCTATCCCACCGGGGCGTCAGCGTTGTGGGCCGACTTCAACAAGGCCAACCACGACGCGATGATCAAAGCCGAACTGTTCTCCTGGCCGGTCACCCTTGCGATCATGGTTCTCGCCTTCGGATCACTGGTCGCCGCCGGCTTACCGCTTCTGCTGACCGTTGCCGGTTTGGTGGCATCGGCAGGCGGCCTGGTCCTGCTGAACCAGATCACCCCGATCTCGGTGTGGGCCATGAACTTCGCCATGATGTTCGCCCTCGCACTCGGTATCGACTACGCCCTGTTCATCGTCTCCCGATTCCGAGATGCGTTGAGCAAGCGCGGCGACCGCCGCCGTGCGGTCATCGAGACGATGGACACCGCGGGAAAAGCTGTGTTCCTCTCCGGACTGACGGTTCTGGTGAGCCTGTCGGCAGTCCTGTTGGTCCCGGCTCCGGCGGTGCGCACCATGGCGGTCGGGATCATGCTGGCCGTCGTCTTCGTCCTGGCGGCGACTCTCACACTGTTGCCCACCGTCCTCGGCGCGCTCGGCCCCAAGGTCAACGCCGTCGCACTGCCCTACGCGAAACGGCAGGAGCATCGCTCACCGGTGTTCCACCGGTGGGGCACGCTGCTGCACAAGCACCCATGGCCGTTCGCCGTCGTGTCACTCGGCATCCTGGTGCTGCTCGCGCTACCGGTGTTCGGACTCAAGGTCGCGATGCCATCGATCTCGGTGGTGCCGCAGGACTCGGCTGTTCGGCAGGGCTACGCCCTCGTCCAGGAGCAGTTCGGTCTCGGCGCTCCCGGAGCGCTGCAGGTCGTCGTTCCTCAGGCCGACGCTGCCGCGACCGCATCCGCCGCTGCATCGAGTCCAGGCATCGCGATGGTGACCCCACCGCAGCTGGCCCGTGACGGATCCGACTACGCACTGCTACAGGCAATTCCGTCGGTCGACCCGTCTGATCCGCAGATGGGGTCGATCCTCGACACCCTGCGTGATCGGGTTCCCGCCGACGCACTGGTCGGCGGTGCGCCGGCGGAGAACCTCGACCTGCAGGCCGCACTGAACGACTACCTTCCGATCATCGTCGGCATCATCCTGGTCATGGGATTCCTGCTGCTGCTCGTCGCTTTGCAGGCGCCGCTCATCGCCCTGCTGGGCACGATCGTCAGCCTGCTCTCCACCGGGGCCGCGTTCGGAGTGGCGAAGCTGATCTTCCAAGACGGCCACGGCGCATCGCTGCTCGGCTTCACCCCGCAGGGATTCCTCGACGGGTGGGGGCCGGTGTTCTTCTTCGCCATGATCTTCGCGATCGCGATGGACTACACCGTGTTCCTACTGGCAACCGCGAAGGAGCACTACGAGAAGACCGGCGACCCCCACACCGCGCAGATCGACGGTATGGCCCATTCCGGACGGGTCATCTTCGCCGCTGCGGCGGTGATGGTCGCGGTGTTCTTCAGCTTCGCACTCGCCGATCCACTCCCCCCGAAGGAAATGGGGATCATCCTGGGAGTCGCAGTCCTGCTCGACGCAGTGCTCATCCGACTGATCCTGCTGCCGGTGTTGCTGCGAATCACCGGACACGCCGGATGGTGGTCGCCCACCTGGTTGCGGCGAGCGCTTCCGGCGATCACTTTCTCCCACAACTGA
- a CDS encoding DUF302 domain-containing protein, with amino-acid sequence MNLGLTTTLTDTDFADAKQRVTDALADQGFGILTEIDVQATLKKKLDEDMEPYTILGACNPTLAHQALGVQPQIGMLLPCNVVVRADTSDTTGRSLIVEAMNPDLMVSVTGEAGLEPVAAQASELLGNAIAALAGN; translated from the coding sequence ATGAATCTGGGACTGACCACCACACTGACCGACACCGACTTCGCCGACGCCAAACAGCGGGTGACCGACGCACTCGCCGATCAGGGGTTCGGCATCCTCACCGAGATCGATGTCCAGGCGACGCTGAAGAAGAAACTCGACGAGGACATGGAGCCCTACACCATCCTCGGTGCGTGCAACCCGACCCTCGCCCACCAAGCCCTCGGCGTGCAGCCACAGATCGGAATGCTGCTGCCCTGCAACGTCGTGGTCCGCGCTGACACCTCCGACACCACCGGCCGGTCCCTGATCGTCGAGGCGATGAATCCTGACCTGATGGTGTCGGTCACCGGCGAGGCCGGCCTCGAACCAGTCGCGGCCCAGGCGTCGGAACTCCTCGGCAACGCCATCGCCGCACTCGCCGGCAACTGA
- a CDS encoding metal-sensitive transcriptional regulator → MTGDDETIAVVLNRLRRAHGQLGGVISMIENGRNCKDVVTQLAAVSRALDKAGFKIVATGLRECITGDPDAKEPMTEEELEKLFLALA, encoded by the coding sequence ATGACCGGAGACGACGAAACCATCGCGGTGGTACTCAACCGACTACGCCGCGCACACGGACAACTCGGCGGGGTGATCTCGATGATCGAAAACGGCCGCAACTGCAAAGATGTCGTCACCCAACTCGCCGCCGTCTCCCGAGCCCTCGACAAAGCCGGCTTCAAGATCGTCGCCACCGGTCTGCGCGAATGCATCACCGGAGACCCCGACGCCAAAGAGCCCATGACCGAGGAAGAACTCGAGAAGCTCTTTCTGGCGCTGGCGTAG
- a CDS encoding winged helix-turn-helix transcriptional regulator: protein MDRAKATPRPGRPVRGSATGRPIMVLLDLLGRRAALGVLWALADGPASFRALQERAGGLAASTLNTRLAELRGVDLVTRTDAGYSLTVDGVELLAAGEPLVGWVNEWAAKFDVPPNS from the coding sequence ATGGACAGGGCGAAGGCAACGCCGCGACCGGGACGGCCGGTGCGCGGTTCGGCCACCGGGCGCCCGATCATGGTTCTGCTCGACCTGTTGGGACGCCGGGCGGCGCTGGGGGTGCTGTGGGCTCTCGCCGACGGACCCGCGTCGTTCCGGGCGCTGCAGGAACGTGCCGGTGGGCTGGCCGCGAGCACGCTGAACACTCGCCTGGCCGAGCTTCGCGGCGTGGATCTCGTGACGCGGACGGACGCGGGTTATTCGCTCACCGTCGACGGTGTCGAACTTCTCGCGGCCGGTGAACCACTGGTCGGGTGGGTCAACGAGTGGGCCGCGAAATTCGACGTACCTCCGAATTCCTAG
- a CDS encoding PucR family transcriptional regulator, translating into MDDDTSGRREREVAGRIASLIDDAEDEIDSMAAELTALYRERIPVYDLIARDEIERNTRAVLQIVLRQVRSDTPQINTTELTELARRWSTQQIPLELVAHSIQVGARLIAKIVRARATEQGMSPEVIDDLQDMMWHWATSYSAVINAVLQENAVSLAARRSTFVRRLVDGEFTPTSLPARLIEHGVQPEHHYRVVCADHDDPRFDSEVRATIRLRCGTRDLPVVDAVVDSYYVALLPSLPVDLELGALVAVGPAALPSDAGASYRRARHTLDIAARFDRAGLVDLAGLGALPLLAFDDDTARDLADVHLAPLRDRGEVGAEIIDTVAAFLRHDRRVDDTAAALFLHRNTVRNRVSRFGALTGLDLDRTDDLVLTWWILHRR; encoded by the coding sequence ATGGACGACGACACGTCAGGGCGGCGAGAGCGCGAGGTCGCCGGCCGCATCGCCTCGCTCATCGACGACGCCGAGGATGAGATCGATTCCATGGCAGCGGAATTGACCGCTCTTTACCGTGAGCGCATCCCGGTCTACGATCTGATCGCCCGCGACGAGATCGAGCGCAACACCCGCGCTGTCCTTCAGATCGTTCTGCGACAGGTACGCAGCGACACCCCGCAGATCAACACCACCGAACTCACCGAGCTCGCGCGCCGATGGTCAACCCAACAGATCCCACTCGAGTTGGTCGCACACAGTATCCAGGTGGGCGCTCGCCTGATCGCGAAGATCGTCCGGGCCCGCGCGACGGAACAAGGCATGAGCCCGGAGGTCATCGACGACCTGCAGGACATGATGTGGCACTGGGCCACGTCGTACTCGGCAGTCATCAACGCGGTGCTGCAGGAGAACGCGGTATCGCTCGCCGCGCGCCGAAGCACCTTCGTGCGTCGGCTGGTCGACGGCGAGTTCACACCGACTTCGCTACCTGCCCGTCTGATCGAGCACGGCGTGCAGCCGGAGCATCACTACCGGGTCGTCTGTGCCGACCACGACGATCCGCGCTTCGATTCCGAGGTTCGAGCGACCATCCGACTGCGTTGCGGCACGCGGGATCTCCCGGTGGTCGACGCCGTCGTCGACTCCTACTACGTGGCGCTGCTGCCGTCGCTGCCCGTCGATCTCGAGCTCGGGGCGCTGGTGGCGGTGGGTCCCGCCGCGCTGCCGTCCGACGCCGGGGCGTCGTACCGTCGTGCCCGACACACCCTCGACATCGCGGCGCGATTCGACCGCGCGGGTCTGGTCGATCTCGCTGGGCTCGGCGCGCTGCCGTTGCTGGCGTTCGACGACGACACCGCGCGAGATCTCGCCGACGTGCACCTCGCGCCGCTACGCGATCGTGGTGAAGTCGGTGCAGAGATCATCGACACGGTTGCTGCGTTTCTGCGTCATGACCGGCGTGTCGACGACACCGCTGCGGCACTGTTCCTTCACCGCAACACCGTTCGCAATCGCGTCAGTCGCTTCGGTGCCCTCACCGGACTCGACCTCGACCGCACCGATGATCTGGTGCTCACCTGGTGGATCCTGCACCGTCGCTGA
- a CDS encoding SDR family NAD(P)-dependent oxidoreductase: MSTAPLAGQVLVITGGAGGLGAAAAGVAAGRGARVVLLDRDADALARAASTIPADVDTYVLDVTDPAACTRVVGEIVAAHGRIDVVWANAGVSVFGPVDSLAGGEWQRVIDVNLIGAHNIVRAALPAVLASRGYIAMTCSWASFAHQPGHSAYAAAKAGLEAFADSLRLELAGTGVDVGSFHPGWIDTAMVTGKLETQPAFAALLRALPGPFGSVSTVDAITPHLVSAIERRASRMIYPRVGWALLFVRAALQTSVFTRRSREVAPEIRRLSADA; encoded by the coding sequence ATGAGTACAGCACCATTGGCGGGACAGGTTCTCGTGATCACCGGGGGCGCCGGGGGATTGGGTGCCGCCGCAGCCGGGGTGGCCGCCGGGCGCGGAGCTCGGGTGGTCTTGCTCGACCGCGATGCGGACGCACTGGCCCGCGCCGCGTCGACCATCCCCGCCGACGTCGACACCTACGTCCTCGACGTCACCGACCCGGCGGCGTGCACCCGGGTCGTCGGTGAGATCGTGGCCGCACACGGGCGGATCGACGTGGTGTGGGCCAATGCCGGGGTGTCGGTGTTCGGCCCGGTCGACTCCCTCGCCGGAGGTGAGTGGCAGCGGGTCATAGACGTCAATCTCATCGGCGCACACAACATCGTGCGTGCGGCTCTGCCCGCCGTTCTCGCATCCAGGGGCTACATCGCCATGACGTGTTCGTGGGCATCGTTCGCACATCAACCCGGACACAGCGCGTACGCCGCGGCGAAGGCCGGCCTCGAGGCGTTCGCCGACTCGTTGCGATTGGAGCTGGCGGGGACCGGTGTCGATGTCGGGTCCTTTCACCCGGGGTGGATCGACACGGCCATGGTGACCGGGAAGCTCGAGACCCAACCCGCATTCGCCGCGCTGCTGCGGGCGCTGCCCGGCCCGTTCGGATCCGTCAGCACCGTCGACGCCATCACCCCGCATCTGGTCTCGGCGATCGAGCGGCGGGCGTCGCGAATGATCTACCCTCGTGTCGGATGGGCCCTGCTCTTCGTCCGTGCCGCCTTACAGACCTCGGTGTTCACCCGACGCAGCCGGGAGGTGGCCCCGGAGATCAGGCGGCTCAGCGCGGACGCATGA
- a CDS encoding alpha/beta fold hydrolase, whose translation MTRPNIVLLHGLGGSPATWARVEELLGDSVSTLTPHLVGGASIADDALIVARLMRANGAVPATVVGHSRGGLVATALVEQFPALVERLIVIATPPTVASRLTASSGSERILRIPLLGTAIWSVLPPARLRRGLGTAFAPSHRVPQFAVDDLAARSLGEFVAESSAINHYVDIAPLGDRLSAVSCPVDVVYGLDDRRVAPAAMALSATGPGRRAYPLAHEGHGAPWSSAGAVAAVIRDEAMPGAPITAPHRSAPTLRPRRWTPPPTPARAGGLESTVPLTGFRRVELPGRGPEDVRIDAAGRILTGVEDGRILRVTLHDDAPATVETIADTGGRPLGLTVVDDRTLLVCDSERGLLQVDIDSGEVTILVGEVDGEPVTFASNVVRARSGRIYFTTSTRRFSFEDYLADLLEHSGTGRLLVRDTDGTVRTLVDGLDFANGLVVDDDERQIAVAESGSFRLGLHGERGGGDILIDNLPGFPDNISADGDLIWISLANPRDRRFDTLATLPGFLRQLVYALPESLRAGVDTTWVMAVDRDGHVVHDLQSSTVDYSMVTSVIRRGSQLILGSVTESALAVIDLPAGTEETR comes from the coding sequence ATGACGCGCCCGAACATCGTTCTGCTGCACGGACTCGGTGGCTCGCCCGCGACCTGGGCGCGGGTCGAGGAGCTGCTGGGGGACTCGGTGAGCACTCTGACACCACATCTCGTGGGTGGTGCATCCATCGCCGACGATGCGCTGATCGTCGCGCGGCTCATGCGCGCGAACGGTGCAGTGCCTGCGACCGTGGTCGGGCACTCCCGGGGTGGACTCGTCGCCACGGCACTGGTCGAACAGTTCCCCGCGCTCGTCGAGCGATTGATCGTCATCGCCACCCCGCCGACCGTGGCCAGCCGCCTCACCGCGAGCAGTGGCTCCGAACGCATACTGCGGATACCGCTGCTCGGGACCGCCATCTGGTCTGTGCTGCCACCCGCTCGACTGCGCCGCGGCCTGGGCACCGCCTTCGCGCCGAGTCACCGGGTCCCGCAGTTCGCGGTGGACGATCTCGCGGCGCGTTCGTTGGGCGAGTTCGTCGCCGAGAGTAGCGCCATCAATCACTACGTCGACATCGCACCGCTCGGCGACCGTCTGTCGGCGGTGTCGTGTCCCGTCGACGTGGTCTACGGTCTCGACGACCGTCGCGTCGCCCCTGCTGCCATGGCGCTGTCCGCGACGGGGCCGGGCCGCCGCGCGTATCCGTTGGCCCATGAGGGTCACGGCGCGCCGTGGTCGTCGGCGGGAGCGGTCGCGGCGGTCATCCGAGACGAGGCGATGCCGGGTGCACCGATCACCGCACCGCATCGATCGGCCCCGACGCTGCGGCCCCGACGCTGGACGCCACCACCGACACCCGCGCGGGCCGGCGGGCTCGAGAGCACGGTGCCACTGACCGGGTTCCGACGTGTGGAGCTGCCGGGGCGCGGTCCGGAGGACGTGCGTATCGACGCGGCGGGGCGGATCCTCACCGGTGTCGAGGACGGACGCATCCTGCGAGTCACCCTGCACGACGACGCCCCCGCGACGGTCGAGACCATCGCCGACACCGGCGGACGACCGCTTGGCCTTACGGTGGTCGACGACCGCACCCTGCTCGTCTGTGACAGCGAACGCGGACTGCTGCAGGTCGACATCGACAGCGGCGAGGTCACAATCTTGGTCGGCGAGGTCGACGGCGAACCGGTCACCTTCGCGTCGAACGTGGTGCGTGCCCGGTCGGGGAGGATCTACTTCACCACCTCCACCCGGCGGTTCTCGTTCGAGGACTATCTCGCCGATCTGCTCGAACACTCCGGTACCGGACGCCTGTTGGTGCGCGACACCGACGGGACCGTCCGCACTCTTGTCGATGGACTCGACTTCGCCAACGGCCTCGTGGTCGACGACGACGAACGCCAGATCGCGGTGGCCGAATCCGGCAGCTTCCGACTGGGGCTGCACGGCGAGCGAGGCGGCGGCGACATCCTCATCGACAACCTGCCAGGTTTCCCGGACAACATCTCGGCCGATGGTGATCTCATCTGGATCTCCCTCGCCAACCCACGTGACCGGCGATTCGACACGCTCGCGACGCTTCCCGGCTTCCTCCGGCAACTCGTCTACGCGCTGCCCGAATCGCTGCGCGCCGGGGTGGACACCACGTGGGTGATGGCGGTCGACCGCGACGGCCACGTGGTGCACGATCTGCAGTCGTCGACCGTCGACTACTCGATGGTCACGTCGGTGATCCGACGCGGATCGCAGCTGATCCTGGGCAGTGTCACGGAGTCGGCGCTTGCGGTCATCGACCTGCCGGCCGGAACGGAGGAGACCCGATGA